Sequence from the Candidatus Binatia bacterium genome:
TCGGCACCTTCTACGAGGGCAAGCCGCGCTGGGCAGCGATGGCGATCACCGAGCCCCACTTCGGCTCCGACTCCAAGCAGGTCGCGACGACTGCCGTACGCGACGGCGATGAGTGGGTGCTCAACGGCACCAAGATCTTCTGCACATCGGGACACCGCGCCCTCGACAAGTCCGACGGCTTCGTCGTCGTGTGGGCGACCCTCGACAAGAGCAAGGGCCGCGCCGCGATCAAGTCGTTCATCGTGCCCGCCGGCACCCCGGGCGTCACCGTGACCAAGATCGAGGACAAGATGGGCATTCGCGCCTCCGACACGGCGATGATCGTGTTCGAGAACGCGCGCATCCCGGCCGACAACATCCTCGGCACCGCCGAGATCGTCGAGAAGGACTCCCGCGCCGGCTTCGGCGGCGTCATGGCCACGTTCGACAGCACGAGGCCGATCGTGGCCGCCAGCGGAATCGGCGTCGCGCGCGCCTCGCTCGAGTTTCTCAAGCAGGCCCTCGAGGAGGCCGGCATCACGATCCGCTACGAGGTCAGCGCCTATGACCAGACCGTGCTCGAGCGCGAGATCATGAACATGGAGGCCCAGCTCCAGGCCTCGCGCCTGCTGACGTGGAAGGCCTGCAACATGATGGACCGCGGCCAGCGCAACTCGAAGGAAGCGTCGATGGCCAAGGCCAAGGCTGGCCTGGCGGTCACGCGCATCACGCAGAAGTGCGTCGAGCTGGCTGGCGCGTTCGGCTACTCGCGCAAGCAGATGCTCGAGAAGTGGATGCGCGACGCGAAGATCACCGACATCTACGAAGGCACCCAGCAGATCAACCAGCTGATCATCGCGCGCGCGGTGCTCGGCTACACCAGCGTCGAGCTGAACTGATCGCACGAGGCTTCGGGCGCACGGCGTGCGCCCGAAGCCGCCGTCCTCGCCCGCCCACGCACTTTTAGATTTGCCAAAAATCTGCGCTGCGCTGCGCGACCGGCCGTATCCTTTCCGCGCGCCCGCGCGCCCGCGCGCCCGCGCGCAAGCCCGCGATCACGGCATCCGGGCCACCCGAACGCGCCTGCCATTCCCACGATGCGACGCGCATTTTCCTGCGCGATCTGCCGGGCGCCGCGCTGCGTGCGCGAACCGACCGCAGTCGGTTGCACCGTCGTGTCACTGCCGCTGACGCATGAGCAGTCCTCGCGCCGCGTCCAATGTTTCGCTGCAACCATATTGCCTCGAACGCCGCGGCGTTAGACCATGAGGCGCGTGAATGGACGCCCGCACATCGCGACGCTGTTCGCGATCGCCGTCATCCTCTCGTCGTTCGTCAACCTGTGGATCATCTACGTGGTGACGAGCAGGCCGCGTGCGATCGTGCAGGAAGTCGTGCACGAGGCAGTGGCCAGCGGCGAGCCGACGACGATGCCGCGGCCTGCCCGGTCGCTCGACGATGCGACTCGCAGGGGCGACGTCGCCAGCGTCAAGCAGCACATGTACTGGTGCCGCAAGGACGGCAATTGCGACCTGCAAAAAGAGCTGAAGGTGGCAGTGGACGCCGGCCAGCCGACGGTCGCGAGGGTCCTTCTTGCCGCGGGCGCCAACGTCAACGCCGCCGGCGCCCACGCCGAGACCGCGCTGCATTCGGCAGTGATCAAGGGCGGCACGAACCTGGCCTCGGTGCTGCTCGCCGCAGGTGCCAACGTCAACGCGCGCGACGAGGACGGCATGACGCCGCTTCATGCCGCTGCCGCGTGGGGCCATGTCGAGCTGGCCAGGATGCTGCTTGCGGCCGGAGCCGACGCGAACGCGCTCGACCGCAACCGCCAGACTCCGCTGCATCTCGTGGCCAGCCGGCGGGTACCGCCCCTGTCGGTGTACGCCGACGTCGCCAAGACGCTTCTCGATGCGGGGGCGAAACCGAACATCCGCGCGGCGGATGGCTCGACGGCGCTTCGGGTTGCCGAGCAGTCCGCGTCCAGCCTGACGCTGGACGGCAATGCCAAGGCCTCCGGCGACGCGAACGAGGTCGTCGCGCTCCTGCGCGAGCACGGCGGAGTCGACTGACCCCCCGGCATCCGGGCCTTTTTGCGCAGCCTCGCGGGACGTGGTTCACAAAGACAGAGCCCGTTAAAAAGGAGCCCGTCGATGCAACCACGGCATCTCGTGCGCCGGTGCGCGCTGCTTCTGGCAGTGACGCTCGTCGCTTCCTGCTCAGCCACTCACGCGCCGGCGCCGCCGGGGCCTTTGTCAGGTCCCGTCGGCAACGTCCCGTTCTTCGAAGGGCTCGGCAAGACCGGGCGCAAGATCACGACGTCGTCGCCCAAGGCCCAGCGCTATTTCAACCAGGGCCTCGCCTTCCTGTTCGCGTTCAACCATGACGAGGCGATCCGCTCGTTCCGCAAGGCCAGCGAGCTCGATCCGCACGCGGCGATGGCATGGTGGGGAATCTCGATCGCGAGCGGCCCCCACATCAACAACCCGTCGATGACGCCGGAAGCGAGCCGCACCGCGTGGGACGCCGGGCAGCGTGCACGCAAGGAAGCGAAGAAGCACGCAACAGCGACCGAGAAGGACCTGATCGACGCACTCGATTCCCGCTACGCCGATCCCGCGCCCGCCGATCGCACCAGGCTCGACCAGGCGTATGCGGATGCGATGCGCAAGGTGTGGAAGAACCACTCGGACGATCCAGACGTCGGCGCGCTGTTCGCCGAGGCGATGATGGACCTGAGGCCGTGGAACCAGTGGACGCCCGAGGGCAAGCCACAGCCCGGCACCGAAGAAGTGCTGGCGACGCTCGAGACGGTGATGACCGAAAACCAGAACCATCCGCTCGCGCTGCACCTGTACATCCACGCGGTCGAAGCGTCGCATGATCCCGGGCGCGCCGACGTCGCAGCCGATCGCCTGCGAAACTTGACGCCGGGCCTCGGCCACCTCGTGCACATGCCGAGCCACATCGACGTGCGCCGCGGGCGCTGGAAGGAAGCCGTCGTCGCCAACCAGAAAGCGATCAAGGCCGACGACCGTTACCGCGCGATCTCTCCGCACCAGGGCTTCTACGGCCTGTACATGCTGCACAACCACCACATGCTCGCATACGCGGCGATGATGGCGGGTCGCCAGTCGCAGGCCCTCGAGGCGATCGACACGATGGCCTCGACGATTCCGCCGGGCTGGGCCCAGCAATTCGCGCCGATTGCCGACGGCTATCTTTCGCTTCCGATCGAGGTGCGCGTGCGATTCGGACTCTGGGACGACGTGCTGAAGACGCCGGAGCCGGGCGCGGCCTTCCCGTTCGGCCGCGCGATGCGGCATTTCGCGCGCGGAACTGCGTTCTCGGCCAAGGGTGACACGAAATCCGCGCGCGCGGAGCTTGCCCAGTTCCGCAAAACCGCCGCGGCCCTGCCCGCCGACGCGCAATTCAGCAACAACAAGGTGTCCGACCTCATTCCCGTCGCCGACCACGTGCTCGACGGCGAAATCACGTACCGCGAAGGCCATCGCGACGCTGCGCTGGCGCTGCTTCGCCAGGCCGTGACCGCCGAGGACAAGCTCGCTTACGACGAGCCTCCCTCGTGGATCCTGCCGACGCGCCACACGCTCGGTGCCACGCTGCTGGACGCCGGCCGCAGCGGCGAAGCCGAAAAGGTTTTCCGTGCGGACCTCGACAGGCTGCCGAATGACGGGTGGGCGCTTTACGGCCTGGCCGAAAGCCTGCGCCGCCAGAACAGGAAGCCCCAGGCCGAGCGGTACCAGAGCCAGTTCGAAAAAGTCTGGGCCGGCGCCGATGCGAAGATCACGTCGCCTTGCGCGTGCTTGCCCGGTTCGAGGGGCGCCGCCGGCAGGACGACTGCAAACTCACACGCTGCTGCGAAGACGTCACCAGCCGGAAATTCCACGTCGAAGAGCCAGCCCGCGACGCCGCAGTGAGCCGGCGCACGCTGATCCGCGGTGGCCGGGTGCTGGCGATGACGCCCGGCTCCCGCGAATCGGCGCTGGATATCCTGATCGGCGGCGATCGCATCGAAGCCGTCGGTGCGTCGCTCGTGTGCGAGGACGCCGAGACGATCGACGCCGCCGGCATGATCGTGCTGCCGGGCTTCGTCGACACTCACCGCCACGTCTGGCAGACCCAGCTTCGCACCGTGGCGGCCGACTGGAGCCTGTTCGACTACTTCACGCAGATGCGCCTGGTCTACTCGGCGTTCTACGAGCCGCAGGACGTCTGGCTCGGCAACCACGTCGGGGCGCTCGAAGCGCTGGATGCCGGCATCACGACGCTGGTGGATCACTGCCACATCCTGCACACGCCCGAGCACGGCGACGCGGCGGTGCAGGGCCTTGTGGAATCGGGCATCCGCTCGGTGTTCTGCTACGGCCTGTTTGAAAGCCCTTCGTACCGCGAAGACCGCGCTCGCGCGGGTCTTCGCGCGGGATGGCGACTCGAAGATGCGCGCCGCATCCGCCGCGACGTCCTCTCATCCGACCACGGCCGCGTCGTGATGGGTTTTGCACCGACGGAGATCGACGCCCAGCCCTACGAGGCCAACGTCGCCGAAATCGCCTTCGCACGCGAGCTCGGTGCCCGCCGCATCTCGTGTCACGTCGCGATGGGTGCCTACGACTCGGGCGGGCGCATCGTCGAGCGCCTCGGCAAGGACGGGCTGCTCGGCGAGGACCTGCTGTTCGTGCACGGCTCCGCGCTGACCGACGACGAGCTTGCGCGCATGCGCGACAGCGGCGCGGCGGTTTCGGCCACGCCCGAGACCGAGATGCAGATGGGCATGGGCTTTCCGGTCGCGATGCGTGCGCGCCAGGCCGGCGTGCGCAGCTCGCTCGGCATCGACATCGTGTCGAACTATTCGGGAGACATGTTTTCGCAGATGCGGCTTTGCCTGCAGGGCTCGCGCGCCGTCGAAAACGACGGATACGAAAAGTGCGGCCGCGCCCCGCGCGAAATCCGCATCAAGACACGCGACGTGCTCGACCTGGCGACGCGCGGCGGAGCCGAAGCTGCCGGGCTCTCGTCGCTCGCGGGAACGCTGGAGTCCGGCAAGCAGGCCGACGTGATCCTGATCCGCACCGACGCGATCCACATGACGCCGGCGATCGATGCAGTCGCCGCAGTGGTGCTCGGCGCGAACGCGGGCGACGTCGACACCGTTTTCGTCGCGGGCCGCTGCGTCAAGCGAAACGGACGCCTGGTCGGCGTCGACTGGCCGTCGTTGTCGGACCGGCTTCAGGAATCGAGCCGCCGCATCGTCGAGGGAATGCGCACGGTGCCGCTGGCGCCGATCCAGGATGCAGCGGCACGGGTGATGCCGAGAGTCGGGGACATTCCCAGCCTGCTACAAAAATTGTAGCGCTACGATTTTTGTAGCAAAGGACGACTGGCGGACTTCGGGCCGGCCCGCGGGATCTGCAGCGAATCGCCTGTCGGCGCCAATGATGCGCTACGGAAGAAGCTGGAGCCCGTACACCACCTGCGCGGCCGCGAGCAGCAGCGCGAGCGCCCCGATCCACGGATGGATCGCGCGCACCGAGCGTATGTGCATCCAGCGCGACGCCAGCGCCGCGGCCGAGAGCGTGGCCACCAGCCCCGTTCCGATCTTGAAATGCGTGCTCGTCGCAGCCTCTCCGGGCCGCGCGATTGCCCAGTTCACGCCGAGTCCCGCGCACCAGAGGACGACGACTGCCGCGTACATCCACGGAGCGAGCAGCGAATGCTCGCGCAGGTGCTGGGCGCGGTGGCGACGATCGTTGCGCGCGAGCACGCCGAGCGATGCGACGTAGGCGAGCAGCACCAGGACGAAGCCCGCAAGAATCGGGTGGAGGTACGGGATCATCGCAGCCCGAGCGACGGGAACAGGCGGGCCCCGCGGCCGGCGACGGGATCGTCGTCCCGTAGCCGGCCTGCGGCACGATCGTTCAGAAGGCGCCCTGCCGGAGGTTCACTCCCACTGTCGCGGTCTGGTGTCCACCGTCCGGGTCGCTCGCGTCGTCGACCGTCACGACGAAGTCGCTGCCGACCGGAATGTCGGCCGCGCTGTTGGCCGTGAAGTTGCAGTGGGCAACGTCGACCGGCGCGGAGAACGCGTCCAGCGAGATGTAACCCAGCGTCAGCTTGTGCAGGGCATCGTTGTCGTCCGGCGCGAACAGCGCACCCTGGATCAGGCTCGTGCACTCGACCTGGTCGTCGCTGCCGATGAAATTTCCCGGCGCGCTCGCGTAGTTCACGGAGAACTGCAGCGCCCCGAGGCCGGCGCTCGATGCCGTCAGGCGGAACGTCACGCCGTAGGAAACGCCGTCGAACATCGTCGTCGTCGTCGTGCTCCCACTGCCTTGGACCGTCGTCGTGGTCTGGCCGCCGCCGCCCTGCGTCGTCGTGGTCTGGCCGCCGCCCTGGGTCGTCGTCGTGGTGGTCTGGCCACCAGGCAGCGTCGTCGTCGTCACCGGGATGCAGTCGATGTTCGAGATGATGACGTCGGGGAACGGCGTGATGTCGTTGAGGTCCGGATCGGTCGCATCCGTGACCGTGACGACGAACTGCTGCAGGGTCGGAATGGTCGTCGCGACGAAATTGCACTCTGCAAGATCGGTCGGCCCCTGGATGCCGCTCAGGCTGACCAGTCCCGAGCTGAGCTTTTTCTGCGCGTCGTTGTCATCGAAGGCCGCCAGCGCGCCCTGGACCAGGGTGCTGCAGACGACGTTGGCGCCGACGCCCTGCATCTGCCCGGGCGCGGCACTGTAGTCGGTATCCCACTGCAGCGATCCCACCTTGACGTCGTCCACGAGCCG
This genomic interval carries:
- a CDS encoding ankyrin repeat domain-containing protein, with the protein product MRRVNGRPHIATLFAIAVILSSFVNLWIIYVVTSRPRAIVQEVVHEAVASGEPTTMPRPARSLDDATRRGDVASVKQHMYWCRKDGNCDLQKELKVAVDAGQPTVARVLLAAGANVNAAGAHAETALHSAVIKGGTNLASVLLAAGANVNARDEDGMTPLHAAAAWGHVELARMLLAAGADANALDRNRQTPLHLVASRRVPPLSVYADVAKTLLDAGAKPNIRAADGSTALRVAEQSASSLTLDGNAKASGDANEVVALLREHGGVD
- a CDS encoding amidohydrolase family protein, which encodes MSRRTLIRGGRVLAMTPGSRESALDILIGGDRIEAVGASLVCEDAETIDAAGMIVLPGFVDTHRHVWQTQLRTVAADWSLFDYFTQMRLVYSAFYEPQDVWLGNHVGALEALDAGITTLVDHCHILHTPEHGDAAVQGLVESGIRSVFCYGLFESPSYREDRARAGLRAGWRLEDARRIRRDVLSSDHGRVVMGFAPTEIDAQPYEANVAEIAFARELGARRISCHVAMGAYDSGGRIVERLGKDGLLGEDLLFVHGSALTDDELARMRDSGAAVSATPETEMQMGMGFPVAMRARQAGVRSSLGIDIVSNYSGDMFSQMRLCLQGSRAVENDGYEKCGRAPREIRIKTRDVLDLATRGGAEAAGLSSLAGTLESGKQADVILIRTDAIHMTPAIDAVAAVVLGANAGDVDTVFVAGRCVKRNGRLVGVDWPSLSDRLQESSRRIVEGMRTVPLAPIQDAAARVMPRVGDIPSLLQKL
- a CDS encoding DUF4079 family protein; its protein translation is MIPYLHPILAGFVLVLLAYVASLGVLARNDRRHRAQHLREHSLLAPWMYAAVVVLWCAGLGVNWAIARPGEAATSTHFKIGTGLVATLSAAALASRWMHIRSVRAIHPWIGALALLLAAAQVVYGLQLLP
- a CDS encoding acyl-CoA dehydrogenase family protein, with the protein product MDFSLSEAAQSRIAMSRMAAEGMMRPIARQFDEQEHTDPWEFFQSMWDISRGNRDATGMGSQGNGKKNGRSENTLLACMQIEELAWGDAGLYLSIPNPGLGGAAVQAVGTPEQKQRYLGTFYEGKPRWAAMAITEPHFGSDSKQVATTAVRDGDEWVLNGTKIFCTSGHRALDKSDGFVVVWATLDKSKGRAAIKSFIVPAGTPGVTVTKIEDKMGIRASDTAMIVFENARIPADNILGTAEIVEKDSRAGFGGVMATFDSTRPIVAASGIGVARASLEFLKQALEEAGITIRYEVSAYDQTVLEREIMNMEAQLQASRLLTWKACNMMDRGQRNSKEASMAKAKAGLAVTRITQKCVELAGAFGYSRKQMLEKWMRDAKITDIYEGTQQINQLIIARAVLGYTSVELN